One Phoenix dactylifera cultivar Barhee BC4 chromosome 14, palm_55x_up_171113_PBpolish2nd_filt_p, whole genome shotgun sequence DNA window includes the following coding sequences:
- the LOC103714562 gene encoding uncharacterized CRM domain-containing protein At3g25440, chloroplastic isoform X2, translating into MTMVGHFHSLQILRSLLLTLPHLSSHLSSPLSYIAPYYKSSGLLEPCKHSLVRRNFIHGFARPALLHGQLKPKTSLGSISSSDVLCKVHSKRPIHGLLASMEQFSLTGCCSIHTSQPVDNTGQDVVEPQHNAGDVVSVDDNGKAKAKRKKLKGKRAVVRWLKFFRWKKKKEYERMTVEEKILYKLRKARRKEERFVQALKKLEPSETSETTHDPEVLTPEEHFYFLKMGHKCKNYVPVGRRGIFQGVILNMHLHWKKHQTLKVVVKTFTPEEVREIAAELARLSGGIVLDIHEGNTIIMYRGKNYAQPPTEIMSPRVTLSKKKALDKSKYRDALRAVRRYIPKLQQDLEDIQVQMQREGENKGKLSINKESPDAEGNGAISDHQLERFEELEVQEDGSNELEEDESLMESSTWSDSEDLSDIFETDSEGETEDKLEKPLYLDAVERFPSVNGGTPDDFEEHLRQIAAASKIGDSLEKDVKLEELDEIDKIFLRASSLLKRRRR; encoded by the exons ATG ACAATGGTGGGCCATTTTCACTCACTTCAGATACTGAGGAGTTTGTTACTTACCCTTCCCCATTTATCTTCTCACCTCTCATCTCCACTTAG TTATATTGCTCCTTATTACAAGAGCTCTGGTCTCTTGGAACCATGTAAGCATTCATTGGTCAGAAGGAATTTTATACATGGCTTTGCAAGGCCTGCCTTATTGCATGGACAACTGAAGCCTAAGACTTCTTTAGGATCCATAAG TAGTTCTGATGTTTTATGCAAGGTTCATAGTAAAAGACCTATCCATGGGCTTCTTGCCAGTATGGAACAATTCAGTCTTACTGGTTGTTGTAGTATTCATACAAGTCAGCCTGTTGACAACACGGGCCAGGATGTGGTGGAGCCTCAACATAATGCAGGAGATGTGGTCTCTGTTGATGATAATGGTAAAGCCAAAGCAAAGAGAAAAAAGTTGAAAGGAAAAAGAGCAGTAGTAAGGTGGTTGAAGTTCTTCaggtggaagaaaaaaaaggagtatGAAAGAATGACTGTGGAAGAGAAGATTTTATACAAATTAAGGAAG GCTCGTAGGAAGGAAGAGCGATTTGTCCAGGCACTAAAGAAACTTGAACCATCAGAGACATCAGAAACTACACACGACCCGGAGGTACTTACACCTGAAGAGCATTTTTACTTCCTCAAGATGGGCCACAAATGCAAGAACTATGTGCCTGTTGGAAGGCGTGGTATTTTCCAGGGAGTAATTCTGAATATGCATTTGCACTGGAAGAAACATCAAACATTGAAGGTTGTGGTGAAGACATTTACACCGGAGGAGGTTCGCGAGATTGCAGCGGAGTTAGCTAGATTAAGTGGAGGAATTGTGCTTGATATCCATGAAGGAAATACCATCATCATGTACAGGGGGAAAAATTATGCACAGCCACCAACAGAGATAATGTCTCCAAGAGTTACTCTTTCTAAAAAGAAG GCTCTGGATAAATCCAAGTACAGAGATGCCCTCCGGGCTGTCAGAAGGTACATCCCAAAGCTTCAACAAGACCTCGAAGATATTCAAGTGCAGATGCAAAGAGAGGGAGAAAATAAGGGCAAGCTATCAATCAATAAAGAAAGTCCAGATGCTGAAGGTAATGGAGCAAtttccgaccaccagctggaaaGATTTGAGGAGCTCGAGGTGCAAGAAGATGGAAGCAATGAGCTGGAGGAAGATGAATCACTGATGGAGTCGAGCACTTGGTCAGATTCGGAAGATTTGTCAGATATATTTGAAACAGATTCTGAAGGTGAGACAGAGGATAAATTGGAGAAGCCTCTATATTTAGATGCAGTGGAAAGGTTTCCATCGGTAAATGGTGGGACGCCAGATGATTTTGAGGAGCACTTGCGTCAGATTGCTGCTGCATCGAAGATCGGTGATTCATTGGAAAAGGATGTAAAACTAGAAGAGCTTGATGAGATtgacaaaatatttttaagagcTAGCTCTCTTTTGAAGCGAAGGAGAAGATAA
- the LOC103714562 gene encoding uncharacterized CRM domain-containing protein At3g25440, chloroplastic isoform X1, with amino-acid sequence MTMVGHFHSLQILRSLLLTLPHLSSHLSSPLSSYIAPYYKSSGLLEPCKHSLVRRNFIHGFARPALLHGQLKPKTSLGSISSSDVLCKVHSKRPIHGLLASMEQFSLTGCCSIHTSQPVDNTGQDVVEPQHNAGDVVSVDDNGKAKAKRKKLKGKRAVVRWLKFFRWKKKKEYERMTVEEKILYKLRKARRKEERFVQALKKLEPSETSETTHDPEVLTPEEHFYFLKMGHKCKNYVPVGRRGIFQGVILNMHLHWKKHQTLKVVVKTFTPEEVREIAAELARLSGGIVLDIHEGNTIIMYRGKNYAQPPTEIMSPRVTLSKKKALDKSKYRDALRAVRRYIPKLQQDLEDIQVQMQREGENKGKLSINKESPDAEGNGAISDHQLERFEELEVQEDGSNELEEDESLMESSTWSDSEDLSDIFETDSEGETEDKLEKPLYLDAVERFPSVNGGTPDDFEEHLRQIAAASKIGDSLEKDVKLEELDEIDKIFLRASSLLKRRRR; translated from the exons ATG ACAATGGTGGGCCATTTTCACTCACTTCAGATACTGAGGAGTTTGTTACTTACCCTTCCCCATTTATCTTCTCACCTCTCATCTCCACTTAG TAGTTATATTGCTCCTTATTACAAGAGCTCTGGTCTCTTGGAACCATGTAAGCATTCATTGGTCAGAAGGAATTTTATACATGGCTTTGCAAGGCCTGCCTTATTGCATGGACAACTGAAGCCTAAGACTTCTTTAGGATCCATAAG TAGTTCTGATGTTTTATGCAAGGTTCATAGTAAAAGACCTATCCATGGGCTTCTTGCCAGTATGGAACAATTCAGTCTTACTGGTTGTTGTAGTATTCATACAAGTCAGCCTGTTGACAACACGGGCCAGGATGTGGTGGAGCCTCAACATAATGCAGGAGATGTGGTCTCTGTTGATGATAATGGTAAAGCCAAAGCAAAGAGAAAAAAGTTGAAAGGAAAAAGAGCAGTAGTAAGGTGGTTGAAGTTCTTCaggtggaagaaaaaaaaggagtatGAAAGAATGACTGTGGAAGAGAAGATTTTATACAAATTAAGGAAG GCTCGTAGGAAGGAAGAGCGATTTGTCCAGGCACTAAAGAAACTTGAACCATCAGAGACATCAGAAACTACACACGACCCGGAGGTACTTACACCTGAAGAGCATTTTTACTTCCTCAAGATGGGCCACAAATGCAAGAACTATGTGCCTGTTGGAAGGCGTGGTATTTTCCAGGGAGTAATTCTGAATATGCATTTGCACTGGAAGAAACATCAAACATTGAAGGTTGTGGTGAAGACATTTACACCGGAGGAGGTTCGCGAGATTGCAGCGGAGTTAGCTAGATTAAGTGGAGGAATTGTGCTTGATATCCATGAAGGAAATACCATCATCATGTACAGGGGGAAAAATTATGCACAGCCACCAACAGAGATAATGTCTCCAAGAGTTACTCTTTCTAAAAAGAAG GCTCTGGATAAATCCAAGTACAGAGATGCCCTCCGGGCTGTCAGAAGGTACATCCCAAAGCTTCAACAAGACCTCGAAGATATTCAAGTGCAGATGCAAAGAGAGGGAGAAAATAAGGGCAAGCTATCAATCAATAAAGAAAGTCCAGATGCTGAAGGTAATGGAGCAAtttccgaccaccagctggaaaGATTTGAGGAGCTCGAGGTGCAAGAAGATGGAAGCAATGAGCTGGAGGAAGATGAATCACTGATGGAGTCGAGCACTTGGTCAGATTCGGAAGATTTGTCAGATATATTTGAAACAGATTCTGAAGGTGAGACAGAGGATAAATTGGAGAAGCCTCTATATTTAGATGCAGTGGAAAGGTTTCCATCGGTAAATGGTGGGACGCCAGATGATTTTGAGGAGCACTTGCGTCAGATTGCTGCTGCATCGAAGATCGGTGATTCATTGGAAAAGGATGTAAAACTAGAAGAGCTTGATGAGATtgacaaaatatttttaagagcTAGCTCTCTTTTGAAGCGAAGGAGAAGATAA
- the LOC103714562 gene encoding uncharacterized CRM domain-containing protein At3g25440, chloroplastic isoform X7, giving the protein MTMVGHFHSLQILRSLLLTLPHLSSHLSSPLSSYIAPYYKSSGLLEPCKHSLVRRNFIHGFARPALLHGQLKPKTSLGSISIHTSQPVDNTGQDVVEPQHNAGDVVSVDDNGKAKAKRKKLKGKRAVVRWLKFFRWKKKKEYERMTVEEKILYKLRKARRKEERFVQALKKLEPSETSETTHDPEVLTPEEHFYFLKMGHKCKNYVPVGRRGIFQGVILNMHLHWKKHQTLKVVVKTFTPEEVREIAAELARLSGGIVLDIHEGNTIIMYRGKNYAQPPTEIMSPRVTLSKKKALDKSKYRDALRAVRRYIPKLQQDLEDIQVQMQREGENKGKLSINKESPDAEGNGAISDHQLERFEELEVQEDGSNELEEDESLMESSTWSDSEDLSDIFETDSEGETEDKLEKPLYLDAVERFPSVNGGTPDDFEEHLRQIAAASKIGDSLEKDVKLEELDEIDKIFLRASSLLKRRRR; this is encoded by the exons ATG ACAATGGTGGGCCATTTTCACTCACTTCAGATACTGAGGAGTTTGTTACTTACCCTTCCCCATTTATCTTCTCACCTCTCATCTCCACTTAG TAGTTATATTGCTCCTTATTACAAGAGCTCTGGTCTCTTGGAACCATGTAAGCATTCATTGGTCAGAAGGAATTTTATACATGGCTTTGCAAGGCCTGCCTTATTGCATGGACAACTGAAGCCTAAGACTTCTTTAGGATCCATAAG TATTCATACAAGTCAGCCTGTTGACAACACGGGCCAGGATGTGGTGGAGCCTCAACATAATGCAGGAGATGTGGTCTCTGTTGATGATAATGGTAAAGCCAAAGCAAAGAGAAAAAAGTTGAAAGGAAAAAGAGCAGTAGTAAGGTGGTTGAAGTTCTTCaggtggaagaaaaaaaaggagtatGAAAGAATGACTGTGGAAGAGAAGATTTTATACAAATTAAGGAAG GCTCGTAGGAAGGAAGAGCGATTTGTCCAGGCACTAAAGAAACTTGAACCATCAGAGACATCAGAAACTACACACGACCCGGAGGTACTTACACCTGAAGAGCATTTTTACTTCCTCAAGATGGGCCACAAATGCAAGAACTATGTGCCTGTTGGAAGGCGTGGTATTTTCCAGGGAGTAATTCTGAATATGCATTTGCACTGGAAGAAACATCAAACATTGAAGGTTGTGGTGAAGACATTTACACCGGAGGAGGTTCGCGAGATTGCAGCGGAGTTAGCTAGATTAAGTGGAGGAATTGTGCTTGATATCCATGAAGGAAATACCATCATCATGTACAGGGGGAAAAATTATGCACAGCCACCAACAGAGATAATGTCTCCAAGAGTTACTCTTTCTAAAAAGAAG GCTCTGGATAAATCCAAGTACAGAGATGCCCTCCGGGCTGTCAGAAGGTACATCCCAAAGCTTCAACAAGACCTCGAAGATATTCAAGTGCAGATGCAAAGAGAGGGAGAAAATAAGGGCAAGCTATCAATCAATAAAGAAAGTCCAGATGCTGAAGGTAATGGAGCAAtttccgaccaccagctggaaaGATTTGAGGAGCTCGAGGTGCAAGAAGATGGAAGCAATGAGCTGGAGGAAGATGAATCACTGATGGAGTCGAGCACTTGGTCAGATTCGGAAGATTTGTCAGATATATTTGAAACAGATTCTGAAGGTGAGACAGAGGATAAATTGGAGAAGCCTCTATATTTAGATGCAGTGGAAAGGTTTCCATCGGTAAATGGTGGGACGCCAGATGATTTTGAGGAGCACTTGCGTCAGATTGCTGCTGCATCGAAGATCGGTGATTCATTGGAAAAGGATGTAAAACTAGAAGAGCTTGATGAGATtgacaaaatatttttaagagcTAGCTCTCTTTTGAAGCGAAGGAGAAGATAA
- the LOC103714562 gene encoding uncharacterized CRM domain-containing protein At3g25440, chloroplastic isoform X5, with protein MVGHFHSLQILRSLLLTLPHLSSHLSSPLSSYIAPYYKSSGLLEPCKHSLVRRNFIHGFARPALLHGQLKPKTSLGSISSSDVLCKVHSKRPIHGLLASMEQFSLTGCCSIHTSQPVDNTGQDVVEPQHNAGDVVSVDDNGKAKAKRKKLKGKRAVVRWLKFFRWKKKKEYERMTVEEKILYKLRKARRKEERFVQALKKLEPSETSETTHDPEVLTPEEHFYFLKMGHKCKNYVPVGRRGIFQGVILNMHLHWKKHQTLKVVVKTFTPEEVREIAAELARLSGGIVLDIHEGNTIIMYRGKNYAQPPTEIMSPRVTLSKKKALDKSKYRDALRAVRRYIPKLQQDLEDIQVQMQREGENKGKLSINKESPDAEGNGAISDHQLERFEELEVQEDGSNELEEDESLMESSTWSDSEDLSDIFETDSEGETEDKLEKPLYLDAVERFPSVNGGTPDDFEEHLRQIAAASKIGDSLEKDVKLEELDEIDKIFLRASSLLKRRRR; from the exons ATGGTGGGCCATTTTCACTCACTTCAGATACTGAGGAGTTTGTTACTTACCCTTCCCCATTTATCTTCTCACCTCTCATCTCCACTTAG TAGTTATATTGCTCCTTATTACAAGAGCTCTGGTCTCTTGGAACCATGTAAGCATTCATTGGTCAGAAGGAATTTTATACATGGCTTTGCAAGGCCTGCCTTATTGCATGGACAACTGAAGCCTAAGACTTCTTTAGGATCCATAAG TAGTTCTGATGTTTTATGCAAGGTTCATAGTAAAAGACCTATCCATGGGCTTCTTGCCAGTATGGAACAATTCAGTCTTACTGGTTGTTGTAGTATTCATACAAGTCAGCCTGTTGACAACACGGGCCAGGATGTGGTGGAGCCTCAACATAATGCAGGAGATGTGGTCTCTGTTGATGATAATGGTAAAGCCAAAGCAAAGAGAAAAAAGTTGAAAGGAAAAAGAGCAGTAGTAAGGTGGTTGAAGTTCTTCaggtggaagaaaaaaaaggagtatGAAAGAATGACTGTGGAAGAGAAGATTTTATACAAATTAAGGAAG GCTCGTAGGAAGGAAGAGCGATTTGTCCAGGCACTAAAGAAACTTGAACCATCAGAGACATCAGAAACTACACACGACCCGGAGGTACTTACACCTGAAGAGCATTTTTACTTCCTCAAGATGGGCCACAAATGCAAGAACTATGTGCCTGTTGGAAGGCGTGGTATTTTCCAGGGAGTAATTCTGAATATGCATTTGCACTGGAAGAAACATCAAACATTGAAGGTTGTGGTGAAGACATTTACACCGGAGGAGGTTCGCGAGATTGCAGCGGAGTTAGCTAGATTAAGTGGAGGAATTGTGCTTGATATCCATGAAGGAAATACCATCATCATGTACAGGGGGAAAAATTATGCACAGCCACCAACAGAGATAATGTCTCCAAGAGTTACTCTTTCTAAAAAGAAG GCTCTGGATAAATCCAAGTACAGAGATGCCCTCCGGGCTGTCAGAAGGTACATCCCAAAGCTTCAACAAGACCTCGAAGATATTCAAGTGCAGATGCAAAGAGAGGGAGAAAATAAGGGCAAGCTATCAATCAATAAAGAAAGTCCAGATGCTGAAGGTAATGGAGCAAtttccgaccaccagctggaaaGATTTGAGGAGCTCGAGGTGCAAGAAGATGGAAGCAATGAGCTGGAGGAAGATGAATCACTGATGGAGTCGAGCACTTGGTCAGATTCGGAAGATTTGTCAGATATATTTGAAACAGATTCTGAAGGTGAGACAGAGGATAAATTGGAGAAGCCTCTATATTTAGATGCAGTGGAAAGGTTTCCATCGGTAAATGGTGGGACGCCAGATGATTTTGAGGAGCACTTGCGTCAGATTGCTGCTGCATCGAAGATCGGTGATTCATTGGAAAAGGATGTAAAACTAGAAGAGCTTGATGAGATtgacaaaatatttttaagagcTAGCTCTCTTTTGAAGCGAAGGAGAAGATAA
- the LOC103714562 gene encoding uncharacterized CRM domain-containing protein At3g25440, chloroplastic isoform X4, whose protein sequence is MTMVGHFHSLQILRSLLLTLPHLSSHLSSPLSYIAPYYKSSGLLEPCKHSLVRRNFIHGFARPALLHGQLKPKTSLGSISSDVLCKVHSKRPIHGLLASMEQFSLTGCCSIHTSQPVDNTGQDVVEPQHNAGDVVSVDDNGKAKAKRKKLKGKRAVVRWLKFFRWKKKKEYERMTVEEKILYKLRKARRKEERFVQALKKLEPSETSETTHDPEVLTPEEHFYFLKMGHKCKNYVPVGRRGIFQGVILNMHLHWKKHQTLKVVVKTFTPEEVREIAAELARLSGGIVLDIHEGNTIIMYRGKNYAQPPTEIMSPRVTLSKKKALDKSKYRDALRAVRRYIPKLQQDLEDIQVQMQREGENKGKLSINKESPDAEGNGAISDHQLERFEELEVQEDGSNELEEDESLMESSTWSDSEDLSDIFETDSEGETEDKLEKPLYLDAVERFPSVNGGTPDDFEEHLRQIAAASKIGDSLEKDVKLEELDEIDKIFLRASSLLKRRRR, encoded by the exons ATG ACAATGGTGGGCCATTTTCACTCACTTCAGATACTGAGGAGTTTGTTACTTACCCTTCCCCATTTATCTTCTCACCTCTCATCTCCACTTAG TTATATTGCTCCTTATTACAAGAGCTCTGGTCTCTTGGAACCATGTAAGCATTCATTGGTCAGAAGGAATTTTATACATGGCTTTGCAAGGCCTGCCTTATTGCATGGACAACTGAAGCCTAAGACTTCTTTAGGATCCATAAG TTCTGATGTTTTATGCAAGGTTCATAGTAAAAGACCTATCCATGGGCTTCTTGCCAGTATGGAACAATTCAGTCTTACTGGTTGTTGTAGTATTCATACAAGTCAGCCTGTTGACAACACGGGCCAGGATGTGGTGGAGCCTCAACATAATGCAGGAGATGTGGTCTCTGTTGATGATAATGGTAAAGCCAAAGCAAAGAGAAAAAAGTTGAAAGGAAAAAGAGCAGTAGTAAGGTGGTTGAAGTTCTTCaggtggaagaaaaaaaaggagtatGAAAGAATGACTGTGGAAGAGAAGATTTTATACAAATTAAGGAAG GCTCGTAGGAAGGAAGAGCGATTTGTCCAGGCACTAAAGAAACTTGAACCATCAGAGACATCAGAAACTACACACGACCCGGAGGTACTTACACCTGAAGAGCATTTTTACTTCCTCAAGATGGGCCACAAATGCAAGAACTATGTGCCTGTTGGAAGGCGTGGTATTTTCCAGGGAGTAATTCTGAATATGCATTTGCACTGGAAGAAACATCAAACATTGAAGGTTGTGGTGAAGACATTTACACCGGAGGAGGTTCGCGAGATTGCAGCGGAGTTAGCTAGATTAAGTGGAGGAATTGTGCTTGATATCCATGAAGGAAATACCATCATCATGTACAGGGGGAAAAATTATGCACAGCCACCAACAGAGATAATGTCTCCAAGAGTTACTCTTTCTAAAAAGAAG GCTCTGGATAAATCCAAGTACAGAGATGCCCTCCGGGCTGTCAGAAGGTACATCCCAAAGCTTCAACAAGACCTCGAAGATATTCAAGTGCAGATGCAAAGAGAGGGAGAAAATAAGGGCAAGCTATCAATCAATAAAGAAAGTCCAGATGCTGAAGGTAATGGAGCAAtttccgaccaccagctggaaaGATTTGAGGAGCTCGAGGTGCAAGAAGATGGAAGCAATGAGCTGGAGGAAGATGAATCACTGATGGAGTCGAGCACTTGGTCAGATTCGGAAGATTTGTCAGATATATTTGAAACAGATTCTGAAGGTGAGACAGAGGATAAATTGGAGAAGCCTCTATATTTAGATGCAGTGGAAAGGTTTCCATCGGTAAATGGTGGGACGCCAGATGATTTTGAGGAGCACTTGCGTCAGATTGCTGCTGCATCGAAGATCGGTGATTCATTGGAAAAGGATGTAAAACTAGAAGAGCTTGATGAGATtgacaaaatatttttaagagcTAGCTCTCTTTTGAAGCGAAGGAGAAGATAA
- the LOC103714562 gene encoding uncharacterized CRM domain-containing protein At3g25440, chloroplastic isoform X8, protein MTMVGHFHSLQILRSLLLTLPHLSSHLSSPLSYIAPYYKSSGLLEPCKHSLVRRNFIHGFARPALLHGQLKPKTSLGSISIHTSQPVDNTGQDVVEPQHNAGDVVSVDDNGKAKAKRKKLKGKRAVVRWLKFFRWKKKKEYERMTVEEKILYKLRKARRKEERFVQALKKLEPSETSETTHDPEVLTPEEHFYFLKMGHKCKNYVPVGRRGIFQGVILNMHLHWKKHQTLKVVVKTFTPEEVREIAAELARLSGGIVLDIHEGNTIIMYRGKNYAQPPTEIMSPRVTLSKKKALDKSKYRDALRAVRRYIPKLQQDLEDIQVQMQREGENKGKLSINKESPDAEGNGAISDHQLERFEELEVQEDGSNELEEDESLMESSTWSDSEDLSDIFETDSEGETEDKLEKPLYLDAVERFPSVNGGTPDDFEEHLRQIAAASKIGDSLEKDVKLEELDEIDKIFLRASSLLKRRRR, encoded by the exons ATG ACAATGGTGGGCCATTTTCACTCACTTCAGATACTGAGGAGTTTGTTACTTACCCTTCCCCATTTATCTTCTCACCTCTCATCTCCACTTAG TTATATTGCTCCTTATTACAAGAGCTCTGGTCTCTTGGAACCATGTAAGCATTCATTGGTCAGAAGGAATTTTATACATGGCTTTGCAAGGCCTGCCTTATTGCATGGACAACTGAAGCCTAAGACTTCTTTAGGATCCATAAG TATTCATACAAGTCAGCCTGTTGACAACACGGGCCAGGATGTGGTGGAGCCTCAACATAATGCAGGAGATGTGGTCTCTGTTGATGATAATGGTAAAGCCAAAGCAAAGAGAAAAAAGTTGAAAGGAAAAAGAGCAGTAGTAAGGTGGTTGAAGTTCTTCaggtggaagaaaaaaaaggagtatGAAAGAATGACTGTGGAAGAGAAGATTTTATACAAATTAAGGAAG GCTCGTAGGAAGGAAGAGCGATTTGTCCAGGCACTAAAGAAACTTGAACCATCAGAGACATCAGAAACTACACACGACCCGGAGGTACTTACACCTGAAGAGCATTTTTACTTCCTCAAGATGGGCCACAAATGCAAGAACTATGTGCCTGTTGGAAGGCGTGGTATTTTCCAGGGAGTAATTCTGAATATGCATTTGCACTGGAAGAAACATCAAACATTGAAGGTTGTGGTGAAGACATTTACACCGGAGGAGGTTCGCGAGATTGCAGCGGAGTTAGCTAGATTAAGTGGAGGAATTGTGCTTGATATCCATGAAGGAAATACCATCATCATGTACAGGGGGAAAAATTATGCACAGCCACCAACAGAGATAATGTCTCCAAGAGTTACTCTTTCTAAAAAGAAG GCTCTGGATAAATCCAAGTACAGAGATGCCCTCCGGGCTGTCAGAAGGTACATCCCAAAGCTTCAACAAGACCTCGAAGATATTCAAGTGCAGATGCAAAGAGAGGGAGAAAATAAGGGCAAGCTATCAATCAATAAAGAAAGTCCAGATGCTGAAGGTAATGGAGCAAtttccgaccaccagctggaaaGATTTGAGGAGCTCGAGGTGCAAGAAGATGGAAGCAATGAGCTGGAGGAAGATGAATCACTGATGGAGTCGAGCACTTGGTCAGATTCGGAAGATTTGTCAGATATATTTGAAACAGATTCTGAAGGTGAGACAGAGGATAAATTGGAGAAGCCTCTATATTTAGATGCAGTGGAAAGGTTTCCATCGGTAAATGGTGGGACGCCAGATGATTTTGAGGAGCACTTGCGTCAGATTGCTGCTGCATCGAAGATCGGTGATTCATTGGAAAAGGATGTAAAACTAGAAGAGCTTGATGAGATtgacaaaatatttttaagagcTAGCTCTCTTTTGAAGCGAAGGAGAAGATAA
- the LOC103714562 gene encoding uncharacterized CRM domain-containing protein At3g25440, chloroplastic isoform X6, which produces MVGHFHSLQILRSLLLTLPHLSSHLSSPLSYIAPYYKSSGLLEPCKHSLVRRNFIHGFARPALLHGQLKPKTSLGSISSSDVLCKVHSKRPIHGLLASMEQFSLTGCCSIHTSQPVDNTGQDVVEPQHNAGDVVSVDDNGKAKAKRKKLKGKRAVVRWLKFFRWKKKKEYERMTVEEKILYKLRKARRKEERFVQALKKLEPSETSETTHDPEVLTPEEHFYFLKMGHKCKNYVPVGRRGIFQGVILNMHLHWKKHQTLKVVVKTFTPEEVREIAAELARLSGGIVLDIHEGNTIIMYRGKNYAQPPTEIMSPRVTLSKKKALDKSKYRDALRAVRRYIPKLQQDLEDIQVQMQREGENKGKLSINKESPDAEGNGAISDHQLERFEELEVQEDGSNELEEDESLMESSTWSDSEDLSDIFETDSEGETEDKLEKPLYLDAVERFPSVNGGTPDDFEEHLRQIAAASKIGDSLEKDVKLEELDEIDKIFLRASSLLKRRRR; this is translated from the exons ATGGTGGGCCATTTTCACTCACTTCAGATACTGAGGAGTTTGTTACTTACCCTTCCCCATTTATCTTCTCACCTCTCATCTCCACTTAG TTATATTGCTCCTTATTACAAGAGCTCTGGTCTCTTGGAACCATGTAAGCATTCATTGGTCAGAAGGAATTTTATACATGGCTTTGCAAGGCCTGCCTTATTGCATGGACAACTGAAGCCTAAGACTTCTTTAGGATCCATAAG TAGTTCTGATGTTTTATGCAAGGTTCATAGTAAAAGACCTATCCATGGGCTTCTTGCCAGTATGGAACAATTCAGTCTTACTGGTTGTTGTAGTATTCATACAAGTCAGCCTGTTGACAACACGGGCCAGGATGTGGTGGAGCCTCAACATAATGCAGGAGATGTGGTCTCTGTTGATGATAATGGTAAAGCCAAAGCAAAGAGAAAAAAGTTGAAAGGAAAAAGAGCAGTAGTAAGGTGGTTGAAGTTCTTCaggtggaagaaaaaaaaggagtatGAAAGAATGACTGTGGAAGAGAAGATTTTATACAAATTAAGGAAG GCTCGTAGGAAGGAAGAGCGATTTGTCCAGGCACTAAAGAAACTTGAACCATCAGAGACATCAGAAACTACACACGACCCGGAGGTACTTACACCTGAAGAGCATTTTTACTTCCTCAAGATGGGCCACAAATGCAAGAACTATGTGCCTGTTGGAAGGCGTGGTATTTTCCAGGGAGTAATTCTGAATATGCATTTGCACTGGAAGAAACATCAAACATTGAAGGTTGTGGTGAAGACATTTACACCGGAGGAGGTTCGCGAGATTGCAGCGGAGTTAGCTAGATTAAGTGGAGGAATTGTGCTTGATATCCATGAAGGAAATACCATCATCATGTACAGGGGGAAAAATTATGCACAGCCACCAACAGAGATAATGTCTCCAAGAGTTACTCTTTCTAAAAAGAAG GCTCTGGATAAATCCAAGTACAGAGATGCCCTCCGGGCTGTCAGAAGGTACATCCCAAAGCTTCAACAAGACCTCGAAGATATTCAAGTGCAGATGCAAAGAGAGGGAGAAAATAAGGGCAAGCTATCAATCAATAAAGAAAGTCCAGATGCTGAAGGTAATGGAGCAAtttccgaccaccagctggaaaGATTTGAGGAGCTCGAGGTGCAAGAAGATGGAAGCAATGAGCTGGAGGAAGATGAATCACTGATGGAGTCGAGCACTTGGTCAGATTCGGAAGATTTGTCAGATATATTTGAAACAGATTCTGAAGGTGAGACAGAGGATAAATTGGAGAAGCCTCTATATTTAGATGCAGTGGAAAGGTTTCCATCGGTAAATGGTGGGACGCCAGATGATTTTGAGGAGCACTTGCGTCAGATTGCTGCTGCATCGAAGATCGGTGATTCATTGGAAAAGGATGTAAAACTAGAAGAGCTTGATGAGATtgacaaaatatttttaagagcTAGCTCTCTTTTGAAGCGAAGGAGAAGATAA